Proteins found in one Quercus robur chromosome 2, dhQueRobu3.1, whole genome shotgun sequence genomic segment:
- the LOC126714212 gene encoding putative transcription factor bHLH041 isoform X1 yields the protein MDTAFLFDESSRANFFQLIMQSIPYTYICLWSNWPQSSSFLSYMDGFFNEENNQPSSSSGTQARRLFEEYRQSVFTVENECVPGLAFKNSRPYLELQEVHLQRFASKVVQRQFYQAAGIKTAIFMGCKSGEIEIGFSNVPAEIDIEKELRSWFTEDFSRQFSPLRLPDPNPPSSSSSLSMDSPEYSSLLFNIPNTTHLPETLREVVNPTLQQIPTPSPHQAAMQEYARLQNIQLPNPETEAAAITRAIFNVLTSPSSASSSQQPHTNLPYSHQVVSKFSAFKRYASPLGPRTTQVRANLGQQSMMKRSFAFFKSLNYMRVSARIQASRPTTTQLHHMISERKRREKLNESFQALRSLLPPGTKKDKASLLATTREYLSSLKAQVEELNRKNQLLEAHRLPAKEAKEEETSSSNERLIVRTSQVSESTSSEERIVDLQVIIRGECPMVDILIRILEFLKQVKNVSLQSMETNTRIIESSSMNHIILRLRIEGPEWDESAFQEAVRRVVADLAP from the exons ATGGACACGGCCTTCTTATTCGATGAAAGCAGCCGTGCCAACTTCTTTCAGTTGATAATGCAATCTATTCCATACACTTACATTTGCCTATGGTCAAATTGGCCCCAATCATCTAG ctTCTTAAGTTATATGGATGGATTCTTTAATGAAGAAAACAACCAACCTAGCTCTTCTTCTGGGACTCAAGCTCGGAGGCTTTTTGAGGAGTACCGGCAATCAGTTTTCACGGTCGAAAATGA ATGTGTTCCAGGACTCGCTTTCAAGAATAGTCGACCTTACTTAGAGTTGCAAGAAGTGCACCTTCAAAGATTCGCATCAAAAGTAGTACAGAGACAATTCTATCAG gCAGCAGGGATTAAG ACTGCAATTTTTATGGGATGCAAGAGTGGAGAGATTGAGATAGGCTTCTCCAACGTGCCTGCTGAG atTGACATTGAAAAGGAATTGAGAAGTTGGTTTACTGAAGATTTCTCAAGGCAATTTTCCCCACTTAGGCTACCAGATCCAAACCCAccttcatcatcttcatcattatCCATGGATAGCCCCGAGTACTCATCCCTTCTATTCAACATTCCAAACACAACCCATCTTCCAGAAACCCTTAGAGAGGTTGTTAATCCTACATTGCAACAAATTCCAACACCTAGTCCACACCAAGCAGCCATGCAAGAGTATGCTAGACTCCAAAACATTCAGCTCCCAAACCCCGAAACCGAAGCAGCTGCAATTACAAGAGCCATCTTCAATGTTCTAACTTCaccttcttctgcttcttcatCACAACAACCCCACACAAATTTACCTTATAGTCACCAGGTAGTTTCCAAATTTAGTGCATTCAAGAGATATGCCTCGCCATTAGGACCAAGAACGACCCAAGTGAGAGCCAATTTAGGCCAGCAAAGCATGATGAAGAGATCATTTGCATTCTTTAAAAGCTTAAATTATATGAGAGTTAGTGCACGTATCCAAGCAAGTCGCCCCACAACCACTCAATTGCACCATATGATCTCAGAGCGCAAAAGGCGTGAGAAACTCAATGAAAGCTTTCAAGCATTGAGATCATTGCTTCCTCCAGGAACTAAG AAAGACAAGGCATCGCTGCTTGCTACAACAAGGGAGTATTTGAGTTCTTTGAAAGCTCAAGTTGAAGAGCTTAATAGAAAAAACCAGCTCTTGGAGGCGCATCGTCTACCTGCCAAAGAAGCTAAGGAAGAGGAAACTAGTTCCTCAAATGAAAGGCTCATTGTTCGGACTTCACAAGTCTCGGAATCAACCTCATCGGAGGAGCGCATTGTTGATTTGCAAGTGATTATAAGAGGTGAATGTCCAATGGTGGATATTCTGATTCGCATTTTGGAATTCTTGAAGCAGGTTAAGAATGTAAGCTTGCAGTCCATGGAGACCAATACCCGGATAATAGAGTCAAGCTCCATGAATCACATTATTTTGAGATTAAGAATTGAG GGGCCCGAATGGGACGAGTCTGCCTTCCAGGAAGCCGTGAGAAGGGTTGTTGCTGACCTGGCACCATGA
- the LOC126714212 gene encoding putative transcription factor bHLH041 isoform X2, producing MDTAFLFDESSRANFFQLIMQSIPYTYICLWSNWPQSSSFLSYMDGFFNEENNQPSSSSGTQARRLFEEYRQSVFTVENECVPGLAFKNSRPYLELQEVHLQRFASKVVQRQFYQTAIFMGCKSGEIEIGFSNVPAEIDIEKELRSWFTEDFSRQFSPLRLPDPNPPSSSSSLSMDSPEYSSLLFNIPNTTHLPETLREVVNPTLQQIPTPSPHQAAMQEYARLQNIQLPNPETEAAAITRAIFNVLTSPSSASSSQQPHTNLPYSHQVVSKFSAFKRYASPLGPRTTQVRANLGQQSMMKRSFAFFKSLNYMRVSARIQASRPTTTQLHHMISERKRREKLNESFQALRSLLPPGTKKDKASLLATTREYLSSLKAQVEELNRKNQLLEAHRLPAKEAKEEETSSSNERLIVRTSQVSESTSSEERIVDLQVIIRGECPMVDILIRILEFLKQVKNVSLQSMETNTRIIESSSMNHIILRLRIEGPEWDESAFQEAVRRVVADLAP from the exons ATGGACACGGCCTTCTTATTCGATGAAAGCAGCCGTGCCAACTTCTTTCAGTTGATAATGCAATCTATTCCATACACTTACATTTGCCTATGGTCAAATTGGCCCCAATCATCTAG ctTCTTAAGTTATATGGATGGATTCTTTAATGAAGAAAACAACCAACCTAGCTCTTCTTCTGGGACTCAAGCTCGGAGGCTTTTTGAGGAGTACCGGCAATCAGTTTTCACGGTCGAAAATGA ATGTGTTCCAGGACTCGCTTTCAAGAATAGTCGACCTTACTTAGAGTTGCAAGAAGTGCACCTTCAAAGATTCGCATCAAAAGTAGTACAGAGACAATTCTATCAG ACTGCAATTTTTATGGGATGCAAGAGTGGAGAGATTGAGATAGGCTTCTCCAACGTGCCTGCTGAG atTGACATTGAAAAGGAATTGAGAAGTTGGTTTACTGAAGATTTCTCAAGGCAATTTTCCCCACTTAGGCTACCAGATCCAAACCCAccttcatcatcttcatcattatCCATGGATAGCCCCGAGTACTCATCCCTTCTATTCAACATTCCAAACACAACCCATCTTCCAGAAACCCTTAGAGAGGTTGTTAATCCTACATTGCAACAAATTCCAACACCTAGTCCACACCAAGCAGCCATGCAAGAGTATGCTAGACTCCAAAACATTCAGCTCCCAAACCCCGAAACCGAAGCAGCTGCAATTACAAGAGCCATCTTCAATGTTCTAACTTCaccttcttctgcttcttcatCACAACAACCCCACACAAATTTACCTTATAGTCACCAGGTAGTTTCCAAATTTAGTGCATTCAAGAGATATGCCTCGCCATTAGGACCAAGAACGACCCAAGTGAGAGCCAATTTAGGCCAGCAAAGCATGATGAAGAGATCATTTGCATTCTTTAAAAGCTTAAATTATATGAGAGTTAGTGCACGTATCCAAGCAAGTCGCCCCACAACCACTCAATTGCACCATATGATCTCAGAGCGCAAAAGGCGTGAGAAACTCAATGAAAGCTTTCAAGCATTGAGATCATTGCTTCCTCCAGGAACTAAG AAAGACAAGGCATCGCTGCTTGCTACAACAAGGGAGTATTTGAGTTCTTTGAAAGCTCAAGTTGAAGAGCTTAATAGAAAAAACCAGCTCTTGGAGGCGCATCGTCTACCTGCCAAAGAAGCTAAGGAAGAGGAAACTAGTTCCTCAAATGAAAGGCTCATTGTTCGGACTTCACAAGTCTCGGAATCAACCTCATCGGAGGAGCGCATTGTTGATTTGCAAGTGATTATAAGAGGTGAATGTCCAATGGTGGATATTCTGATTCGCATTTTGGAATTCTTGAAGCAGGTTAAGAATGTAAGCTTGCAGTCCATGGAGACCAATACCCGGATAATAGAGTCAAGCTCCATGAATCACATTATTTTGAGATTAAGAATTGAG GGGCCCGAATGGGACGAGTCTGCCTTCCAGGAAGCCGTGAGAAGGGTTGTTGCTGACCTGGCACCATGA